Sequence from the Cellulomonas fimi ATCC 484 genome:
GGATCGTCTCGGCGATCGACTCGACGGTGTACGGGATCTCGGGGATGAGGATGATGTCGGCGCCGCCCGCGATGCCCGCGCCGAGCGTGAGCCAGCCGGCCCGGTGGCCCATGATCTCGGTGAGGATGATCCGGTGGTGGCTGTGGGCCGTGGAGTGCACGCGGTCGATCGCCTCGGTCGCGATCTCGGTCGCGGTCGCGAAGCCGAACGTGGTGTCGGTGCGCGCGATGTCGTTGTCGATCGTCTTCGGCAGGTGGATGACGTTGAGACCCGCCTCGACGAGCTTCATCGCGTTCTTCGCGGTGCCGCCGCCGCCCAGCATGACCAGCGCGTCCAGGCCCTCGCGGTGGTAGTTCTCGACGACGGTCGGCACCATGTCGCGGACCTCGCCGTCGACGACCCACCGGTGCACCTTGTCGCGGCTGGTGCCGAGGATCGTCCCGCCGACCGTGAGGATGCCGGACAGCGCGGCGCCGTCGAGCGGGACAGACCGGTTCTCGACGAGACCCGTCACGCCGTCGCGGAACCCGATGAGCTCCATGCCGTAGGCGCCGATCGCCGCCTTGCCGAACCCGCGGATCGCCGCGTTGAGGCCGGGGCTGTCGCCGCCCGCGGTGAGGATGCCGACCCGCTTGACCTTGCCGTCCGCCACGTCCGCACCTCTCGCTCGCCACCGGGTCGGCGCAGCGGCCACCCTTGCACCGCGCGCGGACTCCGACCCTACCGGCGGCCCGCACCGACACCTGGGACGACCTGCCCGCACGCTCCGCGGGCCCCGCGGCCCCGCACGGCGGCGACCAGCCGACCCGCTGACCTTGCTCGTGCCTCCCCGGTTGCCGTGGCCATGGCGAGACGACACGCCTGGACCGTCAACCGGCCACGGCGTCCTCGACCGCGTCCCAGGCCGCGGCCCCGACGGCGGGGTCGGCCAGGGCGCCGACGTGCCGCTCGGAGGTGACGACCGTCCGGTCCCTCGGGCCGCCCGGGCCGAGCAGCCGGTCGCGCACGACGTCGTCCGCGGTCGCGGCGTGCAGCAGCGGGAGCACCGACTGCTCGACGTCCCGGCCCATCGTCGCAGCGAGCACCCGCGCGACGGCGCGCTCCGCGAGCGTCGTGCCGCTGGACTGCAGGGCGGTGCGCGCGACGCCGGGGTGTGCGACGACGCTGCGGACGGGCGAGCCCGCAGCCTGCAGGCGCCGGTCGAGCTCGCGCGCGACGACCATGCCGGCGGTCTTGGTCTGCACGTACGCGCGCGCGGGGCTGTAGCGGCGCTCGCCCTCGAGGTCGTCGAGGTCGAGCCGCGTGCGCACCAGCCGGTGCAGTCCCGACCCGACGGTCACGACCCGCGGGGAGCTGCCCTGCTCGAGCGCGCCGCGCAGCCGCCCGCTCAGCAGGTGCGGCCCGAGGACGTGCGTCGCGAGCAGCACCTCGTGGCCCTGGGCGGTGGTGCGGCGCGCGGCGGCGCCCGTGCCCGCGTTGTGCACGAGGACGTCGAGGTCGACCCGGTCCGTGAGGAGCCGCTCCGCGAGCCGCTCGACCGATCCGAGGTCCGCGAGGTCGGCGCGCTCGACCGTGACGCGGCCGCGTACCCCGGCGGCGACGAGCGCGTCGCGCACGACGGCTCCGCGTGACTCGTCGCGTGCGACGAGGACGACGTCGGCACCGGCGCGCGCGAGGTGGCCGGCGAGGGCCCGCCCGAGCCCGGCGGACGCGCCGGTGACGACCGCGCGCCGCCCGGCGAGGTCGGGTACGTCGGCGACCGCCCAGTCGACGACGCGGCGGTCGAGGCGTCCTGCGCGGGGCGTGGTGGCGGTGCTCGTGCTGGTCATGGCGACTCCCGGCGGTCGATCGGATCATCTATCCGCTTCACCGTAGCAGGATTCGGATAGTTCATCCGATCGGATCGGTGATCGACTCATCGGTAGGCTGGCCGACGTGGCAACCGAGCTGCGGCGCGACGCCGCCCGCAACCGCGAGCTCCTCGTCGAGGCGGCACGCCGACGGCTCGACGACGGCGACCTCGAGCTCCGCCTGAACGCGCTCGCCGCCGACGCGGGCGTGGGCGTCGGCACGGCCTACCGCCATTTCCCCGACCGCCCGACGCTCCTCGCCGCGCTCGCCCGCCCCGGCCTCGCCGCGCTCGCCGCGCAGGTGCACGACGACACCCAGGTCGACGACCCCGTCGACGGCATCGGCCAGGTGCTCCGGCACGCGATGCTCGCCCAGCTCGCCGACCCCGCGATCGCCGAGGTGCTGCGCCACGGGCCCGGCGGTGACGCCGAGGTCGCCGCCCTCGTGGCCGGCATGACCGCGGACGTCGAGCGGGCGCTCGCGCGCGCACAGGCCCAGGGTGCGGTGGCGGACCTGGGCCCGGGCGACCTCATCCGGCTGCTGTGCGGGCTGGACCACGCAGCCCGCCTCGGCACCGACCCGGCCGCCGACGCCGCCGCCTACGTCGACCTCGTGCTGGGCGGCCTCCGCCCCCGGTGACGCCCACCGCCCGTCGCCGGTGACGTCTCTCTGTCCCCTCGGAGCCAGCGGGTCGTGCCGGCTGCGGCCGCGATGCCGGGCCCCGGGCAGCGTGACGCCGACCCGCGTGGGCTCGCGTCAGCGTCGCGCGACCACGGCGAAGGAACGGGCGTCCGGGTCGTACGGCGCGCCCGTGAGGTCGCCCCACAGGTCGGGCGGCCCGAACCCCCCGGTCGCGAGCTCGGCCGCCACCTGCGCCGGCGTGAGGCACTGCATCCAGTTCCAGAACTGCCGCACGCTGCGGTCCGTGGCGATGGTGTACCGGTCGAGCACCAGATGCTCCTCGGGGTACGTCCACGTCTCGTGCGTGCCGAGGTAGGGCGGGTCGGCCCAGAAGCCGCCGTCGAGGTCCGCCGCCTCGACCACCCCGGGCTGGACCTCGTCGAAGCGTCGGTCCGCTGTCACGTCCATGACGAACGCGCCGCCCGGCCGCAGGGCGGTGAAGGTGCGGCCGAGGAGGAGGCCGCGCTGCTCCGGGCTCAGGACGCAGAAGTCCTCGTACACCAGCAGCGCCGCGTCGTACGGTCCACCCAGGTCGGCCTCCAGGTAGTCGCCGACGTCGAACGTCGCCGGGAGCGCCTCCCGCGCGGCGACCTCCCGCGCGTGCGCCACCGACAGCCGGGAGACGTCGACCCCGTGCGTGACGACACCCCGGCGCGCGAGGCGCGACGCGTAGAGGCCCGGTCCGCACCCGAGGTCCAGCACCCGCGACCCACGGACCAGCCCGAGCTCGTCGACCATCCACCCGACGGAGCGGGCGATGACGTCGTGCGGGCGGGACGCGAGCGCCGAGCCGGGGTCGAGGTGGCACGCCAGCATCTGCTGCGCGACGTGCGGGTCGTCCCAGAAGGCCGGTGTGGTGAAGGCGCTGAACGGGGCCGGGCGTTCCGTCATGTCGCAGGGACCTCCTCGGGCGACGGCCGCGTCACGGTCTCAGGCGATCGTCGCGCCGTCCATCGCATTCGCCGCGCACCCGACCGCCCCTGGCGACCGGTCGAGCGCTCTGCCGTGCAGCCGGCCAGGGCTCGCGGCCCACATGCGCGACGAGAGCTCCGCCCGTCGACGCCACGAACCAGCACCGCAGCGTGCCTGTAGTGCCAGGTCAGGCGCAGAGACAGCAACACCCGTCCCGGAAGACCCAGGACGGGTGTCGACCAAGAACCACGGGCGGTAGTCGGACGAACTACCTGGAGCGGAGACGGTGGGATTTGAACCCACGGAAGGGTTGCCCCTTCACGACCTTAGCAGGGTCGCGCACTAGACCTGGCTATGCGACGTCTCCAAGTGCAGCACAGGGTACCTGGCCCGCTCGCCGGGCGGCAAAGCGTGCCGTGACCAGCGACTCGGCCGCGCGTCCCGGTCACACCGGCGGCCCGACGTACCGATACTTCTCGGCGTGACCCTCGCCTCCCGCACCCACCGGCGCCCCCTCGTCGGCGGGCTCGTCGCGCTCGTCGTCGCGTCCACCGCCGCGTGCGGGCCGCTGGCCCCGACGGACGCCGCCGCGGTCGACCCCGCCCCCGCCGGGCCGGCTCCGTCGGCGCCCGCGCACGCCGCGGACGGGTCGGCACTCGCTGCGCTGGCGCTTCTGGAGGTCAAGGGTCGTGCCCCCAGGACGGGCTACGACCGCGACCTGTTCGCGTACCGCGAGGTGGACCTCGACGGGAACGGGTGCGACGTCCGCAACGACGTCCTGCGCCGGGACCTGGTCGACGCGGTGCTCAAGGACGGGACGCAGGGGTGCGTGGTGCAGCAGGGCACGCTCGTGGACCCGTACTCGGGCACGACCATCCCGTTCACGCGCGGGGCGTCGACGTCGGACGACGTGCAGATCGACCACGTGGTCGCGCTGTCGGACGCGTGGCAGAAGGGCGCGCAGCAGCTCGACGAGGCGACGCGCCACCGGCTCGGCAACGACCCGCTCAACCTGCTCGCGGCGTCGGGGCCGCTCAACCAGGAGAAGGGCGACGGCGACGCGGCGACGTGGCTGCCGCCGAACACCGCGTTCCGCTGCGCGTACGTGGCGCGGCAGGTCGCGGTGAAGTACACGTTCGGGCTGTGGGTCACGCAGGCGGAGCACGACGCGATCGCACGGATCCTCGCGACGTGCCCGGAGGAGCCGTTGCCTGCGGGCTCCGCACCTCTCCCGGGGGCGACGGACGTGCAGCCGCCCGCTGCCGCGGCACCGGCACCGGCGGAAGCCGCGCCCGTCGAGCCGCCTCCGGCGCCGGACGCGGCGGCACCCGCGAACCCCGGCAACGCGGTCGACTGCCGGGACTTCGCGACGTGGGCGGAGGCCGACGCGTGGTTCCGCACCTACGAGCCGTACTACGGCGACGTCGCGGAGCTCGACGGCAACGACGACGGCGAGGCGTGCGAGTCCCTGCCCGGCGCCCCCTGAGCGCTCAGCGCTCGAACGCCCAGGCGCGGTCGGTGAGCATGCGGGCCACGGCGAGACCGATCGCGAGGGCGGCGACGACGAGGCCGGCCTGCACGGCGTAGGCGATCGCGTCGAGCGTCTGCCCGTCGGACAGGTGGAACACGGCCCGGTAGGCGGTGACGCCGGGGACCATGATGACGACGGCGGGCACGGAGATGGTGATGCGGGGGACGCCGAGCCGGGGCGCGACGGCCGCGGCCATGAGCCCGACGAGCAGCGCGACGACGGCGGCGGCGGCCTGCACGACCACGCCGGCGTCGACGAGCTCCAGGCGGACGACGTTCGCGACCATGCCGACGGTCGCGGCGCCGACGGCCATGGGCCACGGGCTGTTGAACATGAGCGCGAACCCGATGACCCCGAGGAACGACGCCACGAACCGCAGGAGCAGCAGCAGCGCAGGGTCGAGGCCGAGGGGCGGCGGCGGGTCGGGCTGCAGGCCGACGACGCTCGACACGGCCCACACCGCGAGCGCCGCGGACGTCAGGATCATGATCGCGTAGACGAGCCGCGCGACCCCCGCGGAGAAGTCGAGCTTCGCGAGGTCGAGCGCACCCGTGACGAGCGCGAACCCGGGGATGAGGAACAGCACCGCGGACACGTACCCCGCCTCGTGCCGCAGCGGGATGGCGCCCATCTCGTGCAGGACGGTGACGAAGCCGAGGTAGGTGAACGCGCCGAGCGCGGCCGCGAGCATCGTGACGCCGAACTGGTTGTAGCCGCGGTGCAGCAGGGCGCGGCGCAGCGCCTGGCCGAGCGACGCGCCGACGAACACCCCGGCGACCTCGACGGGCCCCCCGTTGTTGAGGAACGCGAACGCCGCACACGCGATGCCGGACCACAGCGCGTTGAGCAGCGCCGGGTAGAGGGGCTTGCGGGACGCGATCGCGTCGAGCTCGGCGGTGGCCTCCTCGACGGTCGTCTCCACGCCGTCGCGCACCTTGCGCTGCTCCAGCCGGGACACGAGCGCCTCGAGCCGGGACAGCCGGTCGGCGTTGATGCCGACGGACCGGACCTCGGCCACCTCGGTGCGGAACGAGCGGCCGCGGTGCGAGGTCGTGGTGATCTCGGTGAGCGTCACGTGCGCCTCGTGCCGGTCGATGCCGAGGGCGCGGGCCATGCGGGCCATCGACGCCTTCACGCGGTACGAACCGGTGCCGGCGGACAGGCTCAGGCGGCCGACGCGCAGCGCGACGCCCGAGCGGCGGATGAGCTCGAGCTCGTCGTCGTCCGGTTCCGTGGGCACCGGACCATCATCGCTGGTGGACCGCCCCCCTCACCCCGGGACCGTCGTCCCGGTCGGCCGTCCGGGGTGTGGTGGTGGTCACCGGCCGGCCGACGCTCAGCGGTAGGTCCGCTCCCCCTGCGCGGCCCTGCGCGCGATCTCGGCGACCCGCGCGGCACGCGTCTCCGGACGGCGGACCTCGACGACGCGCAGCAGGTGCAGGCGCCGCGCCGACGGCGGGAACGCGTCCCAGTGCGCGCGGGCGCCGGGGAGCGCGTCGAGCGCGGCCTCCAGGTCGGGCGGGACGACGAGCGCCTCCACGTCGTCGAGCAGCGTCCAGGAGCCGTCGGCCTTCGCGGCCTCGACGACGGCCGTGCCCGGGGGAAGCATCCGCCCCTCGGCGTCGAGCCGCGCGAGCCGGGCCTTGTTGGTGCGGGCCCACCCCGACCCGGGCTTGCGGGGCGCGAAGAACTGCGCGCTGCGCTCGTCGTCCAGGGACCGCTTGGTCGCGTCGATCCAGCCGACGGTCAGCGCCTCCTCGACGGCGGCCTCGTACGGGACCGCGGGGCGGCCCGTCGCCCGCTTCCACGACACCAGCCACACGCCCGCGGTGTCGGCGTGGTGCGCGACGAGCC
This genomic interval carries:
- a CDS encoding YdeI/OmpD-associated family protein → MSRLDDAPQLHAETLEQWRDWLVAHHADTAGVWLVSWKRATGRPAVPYEAAVEEALTVGWIDATKRSLDDERSAQFFAPRKPGSGWARTNKARLARLDAEGRMLPPGTAVVEAAKADGSWTLLDDVEALVVPPDLEAALDALPGARAHWDAFPPSARRLHLLRVVEVRRPETRAARVAEIARRAAQGERTYR
- a CDS encoding SDR family NAD(P)-dependent oxidoreductase; amino-acid sequence: MTSTSTATTPRAGRLDRRVVDWAVADVPDLAGRRAVVTGASAGLGRALAGHLARAGADVVLVARDESRGAVVRDALVAAGVRGRVTVERADLADLGSVERLAERLLTDRVDLDVLVHNAGTGAAARRTTAQGHEVLLATHVLGPHLLSGRLRGALEQGSSPRVVTVGSGLHRLVRTRLDLDDLEGERRYSPARAYVQTKTAGMVVARELDRRLQAAGSPVRSVVAHPGVARTALQSSGTTLAERAVARVLAATMGRDVEQSVLPLLHAATADDVVRDRLLGPGGPRDRTVVTSERHVGALADPAVGAAAWDAVEDAVAG
- a CDS encoding 6-phosphofructokinase — its product is MADGKVKRVGILTAGGDSPGLNAAIRGFGKAAIGAYGMELIGFRDGVTGLVENRSVPLDGAALSGILTVGGTILGTSRDKVHRWVVDGEVRDMVPTVVENYHREGLDALVMLGGGGTAKNAMKLVEAGLNVIHLPKTIDNDIARTDTTFGFATATEIATEAIDRVHSTAHSHHRIILTEIMGHRAGWLTLGAGIAGGADIILIPEIPYTVESIAETIRARRARGSNFSVIAVAEGARDVGDTADFEAARLLVKAAKTPEAVKAAKAHLAHVEDQQREHTFKLARELEAATSLESRVTILGYVQRGGAPVAADRILATRLGAAAADALARGESGVMVAARGEGTELVPLAEVAGKVKLVPPDHEWITAARQVGTGLGD
- a CDS encoding HNH endonuclease family protein; the encoded protein is MTLASRTHRRPLVGGLVALVVASTAACGPLAPTDAAAVDPAPAGPAPSAPAHAADGSALAALALLEVKGRAPRTGYDRDLFAYREVDLDGNGCDVRNDVLRRDLVDAVLKDGTQGCVVQQGTLVDPYSGTTIPFTRGASTSDDVQIDHVVALSDAWQKGAQQLDEATRHRLGNDPLNLLAASGPLNQEKGDGDAATWLPPNTAFRCAYVARQVAVKYTFGLWVTQAEHDAIARILATCPEEPLPAGSAPLPGATDVQPPAAAAPAPAEAAPVEPPPAPDAAAPANPGNAVDCRDFATWAEADAWFRTYEPYYGDVAELDGNDDGEACESLPGAP
- a CDS encoding TetR/AcrR family transcriptional regulator — its product is MATELRRDAARNRELLVEAARRRLDDGDLELRLNALAADAGVGVGTAYRHFPDRPTLLAALARPGLAALAAQVHDDTQVDDPVDGIGQVLRHAMLAQLADPAIAEVLRHGPGGDAEVAALVAGMTADVERALARAQAQGAVADLGPGDLIRLLCGLDHAARLGTDPAADAAAYVDLVLGGLRPR
- a CDS encoding threonine/serine ThrE exporter family protein is translated as MPTEPDDDELELIRRSGVALRVGRLSLSAGTGSYRVKASMARMARALGIDRHEAHVTLTEITTTSHRGRSFRTEVAEVRSVGINADRLSRLEALVSRLEQRKVRDGVETTVEEATAELDAIASRKPLYPALLNALWSGIACAAFAFLNNGGPVEVAGVFVGASLGQALRRALLHRGYNQFGVTMLAAALGAFTYLGFVTVLHEMGAIPLRHEAGYVSAVLFLIPGFALVTGALDLAKLDFSAGVARLVYAIMILTSAALAVWAVSSVVGLQPDPPPPLGLDPALLLLLRFVASFLGVIGFALMFNSPWPMAVGAATVGMVANVVRLELVDAGVVVQAAAAVVALLVGLMAAAVAPRLGVPRITISVPAVVIMVPGVTAYRAVFHLSDGQTLDAIAYAVQAGLVVAALAIGLAVARMLTDRAWAFER
- a CDS encoding SAM-dependent methyltransferase codes for the protein MTERPAPFSAFTTPAFWDDPHVAQQMLACHLDPGSALASRPHDVIARSVGWMVDELGLVRGSRVLDLGCGPGLYASRLARRGVVTHGVDVSRLSVAHAREVAAREALPATFDVGDYLEADLGGPYDAALLVYEDFCVLSPEQRGLLLGRTFTALRPGGAFVMDVTADRRFDEVQPGVVEAADLDGGFWADPPYLGTHETWTYPEEHLVLDRYTIATDRSVRQFWNWMQCLTPAQVAAELATGGFGPPDLWGDLTGAPYDPDARSFAVVARR